The region CTATTGGAGTTAGAAAGTTATACCGGTGTGTTTAGCCCATCACTGGCACAAAAAAATTGGTTGTCTGTTGGTGTTATGGGGCCTGCATCTGGTGCTGAAATGCTGCAATCAGTGGTGCATAAAATCACTTCATCGACTAAACCGGGTGGCTGGGATTACCAAATAGAGAATCAGCTGACATTTCAACTTGCTTACGAAGTCGAAGCTTTACTCACTCGTCAGCAAGCATTTGAAAATAGTCAGTGGGATTTAAGCGCATTTAATCATTCGATGGCGGGGAATTTTCGTTCTCAATCGAGTGTCGGTCTCACCTTGCGTTGGGGGGATGACTTAGACCAAACCTTTGGCCAACTTTCAAGTCAGGCTGGTCACTTAGGAAATTATACTCATTCCGCTAACTCTGATGGAAGCTGGACGGCTTATGCAAGGGTACAGGCTGGATATCGGTTTAATGATTTAACCATTGATGGTGATTTACCTTATGAGTCAGCGCTTGAAATCAAGCATGAACAAGCGCAAGCAAGTTTAGGGGTGATATGGGCGTTTCCCACATGGTCTGTGAGTTGGAGTTTTGATTTTTATAGCAAAGAATATCAGTCTGATGTGGACGATTGGCATGGTTATGGGGTGATAAGCTATAGTAAAGTGCTTTAATTTTATTCAATAATCTTCGCAGTTATTTAGCTCATCTCCAACGCACTTAAACTCAACATTATTGTTGAGTTTAAGTGCCGTGTTTACCTGAGAGTGTCAACTCGGACGGTTGTATCAGTCGCTAAAACTGATTATGCATATCGTTTAATGCTTGATGAAGTAAGTCATCATCATTAGCTTGATTAGCATCATGTTGTGCTATCGAATCGTCATTTGGATTGTGTTCTTCCAGTTGCTGATGATCATTTTTATCATCATCTAATGGGTTTTCAAAGGCATCGACTTGGCTGGTATCAAGCATATCTGTTTGTGGATCGCTGCTACTTAACGCGTGCATATCAGGCAAACCTGCAATGGATGGTAAATCAGTGGCAGGGGCAACATCGGTGTGACTTAAACCTACCATTTGTAAGTAGTGATCGATTGGCGCACTTGCTGTTGCGCTCATTGCTGCAGCAGGTTGTGATATTGGTATTGGCTCTGATTCAGTATGAGCAGAGCCATCATTTGAGGGCTCCTGCTCGGTATTATCTTGTTTAGTATCATTCTGCTCAGCGCTATCCTGCTTAATAGCATTTAGCTCAGTATTTTTATCTTGCTCAGTATTAGCATCTGCACCATCAACAACGATATCGTTTAAGTTTATGCTGACCTCAGTAATGGCTTCACTCTGAGGCTCATCATGGGCATCAGCTGCTGAAGGTTGGGGCGATACAGGGTGACTAAAGGTTGGAGTCACCGTCATATCGAGCACTTCAGAACCTAATGTCAGCTTACCACTATGGCCTGGTCCACGGCTTAATATGCTCACTTGAACATGCATGATGACATCATCATGATGTGATCCCTGCAGCGCAACCTCAAACTTATCCTCGTGCACGCCAACATTGGTGGCTGAGCCATGGGGACCAGTATGGGTGTCGGCATGTTCTTGGTAGTTTAACTGACCTGTTTTGGGGTTTATCGATAAAGTACCCCATTGGCTGGTAAAGGAGGTTTGATAATGGCCATTAACCAATATTTTCCAACCTTGCTCGGCAACAGGAACTGGTGTTTGTGTTGGCAGTAACGTAGGTGCACCCAAAGATGCACCGATATGATGGCTGCCTGGTGGGGCAGTCACCACGATAGGTTCAGGTTTTGCTCCAGCGGCGATATTGAGTGCTGAATTAACGTTACCGTGCTCATCCGTCATGATGGCTTTGACTATGCTGCTGGGCGCCACTTCAAGGGCGATACCGTGGGCTAAACTGTTGGCGTCCAGTACATGGTCAACGCCGTTAATATTAAGATGCTCCCCGACTTGTGCGTCAGTTGCTGCATGAATTGTCGCGGTAATCGTACCTGCATGACCTTGAGCGATTTCGGCTTTACTGTATGCGTTGTCATTGCCTGGGCTTTCGAAGGTAATGGTTGGCATACCGACTTGTGTGTCGCTGCTATAGTGCATGACTTGGCTGGCGTTAGCTGGATTACCTGCGCTGTCAGTAGTTACAACACTAGCTGTTATTGATGAACTCGATGCTAATTCAATGCCTGCGATGTTGACGCTAAAGTGGCCACTGGCATCAACGGTTGCACTATAGCTATGTTGCTCGACGACTAGACTGACACTATCACCTTGATGTGTATCGCCACTGACTTGACCTGTCACGCTGATATCCGCGCCACTCTCTTGTGCGTTAATCACATTATCGCTAGTGATGGGGTCA is a window of Shewanella donghaensis DNA encoding:
- a CDS encoding lipid A deacylase LpxR family protein, which translates into the protein MGNKDITAVSLLLMASTMFMPNIVNADQLYFSFDNDIVTGADGDYSNGFVIGWHAKPEQNFSAAASVFQWQSALLFPQQTQQTHRGAQLYSRMWTPTEIAYDYPQAQERPYAGLLELESYTGVFSPSLAQKNWLSVGVMGPASGAEMLQSVVHKITSSTKPGGWDYQIENQLTFQLAYEVEALLTRQQAFENSQWDLSAFNHSMAGNFRSQSSVGLTLRWGDDLDQTFGQLSSQAGHLGNYTHSANSDGSWTAYARVQAGYRFNDLTIDGDLPYESALEIKHEQAQASLGVIWAFPTWSVSWSFDFYSKEYQSDVDDWHGYGVISYSKVL